The Nitrospinaceae bacterium genome window below encodes:
- the ihfB-2 gene encoding integration host factor subunit beta has product MTKAELVEKVANQIDLTKKQTEVVVNTVFQSITESLSEGKKVELRGFGSFRIRERNARVGRNPKSGDKVDVPAKRVPFFKAGKELRELVDNE; this is encoded by the coding sequence ATGACAAAAGCAGAACTGGTTGAAAAGGTTGCAAACCAAATAGACCTGACCAAAAAGCAGACCGAAGTTGTTGTAAACACAGTGTTTCAGAGCATTACCGAGTCGCTTAGTGAAGGCAAAAAAGTAGAATTGCGAGGCTTTGGGAGTTTCCGCATCCGGGAAAGAAATGCAAGGGTCGGGCGCAATCCCAAGTCGGGAGACAAAGTCGATGTCCCCGCCAAAAGAGTCCCCTTTTTTAAAGCCGGGAAAGAACTGCGAGAACTGGTGGATAACGAGTAG
- the sppA_2 gene encoding multidrug transporter, with the protein MMVTSLIKMFFTDGVIESDNQIAVVEIQGMITRSREIVQQLRKFQRAPNVKGIILRIDSPGGAVGPSQEIYNAVVKIKEDGKKKIFASLGSVAASGGYYIASPADEIFANPGTLTGSIGVIMAFSNIQDLISKIGVKPEVIKSGEFKDAGSPVRPISTEERQLLQNLVDDVHLQFVEDVAKGRNLSTEDVKQLADGRVFTGRQAKKLDMVDQLGGLQDAIDLLATQANIVGPPQIIQEKEKVPFIDWLLQSTLQKNLTETFSSHAFPAPQFLWTLR; encoded by the coding sequence ATGATGGTCACCAGCCTCATCAAAATGTTTTTCACAGACGGCGTCATCGAATCCGACAATCAGATCGCCGTCGTGGAAATTCAAGGGATGATCACCCGTTCGCGCGAAATCGTTCAGCAACTGAGAAAGTTCCAACGCGCCCCCAACGTAAAGGGAATCATTTTAAGAATCGATTCCCCAGGGGGCGCGGTCGGTCCTTCTCAGGAAATTTATAACGCCGTTGTAAAAATCAAGGAAGACGGCAAGAAAAAGATTTTTGCCTCGCTGGGTAGCGTCGCCGCCTCCGGAGGATATTACATTGCCAGTCCGGCAGACGAAATTTTCGCCAACCCCGGAACCCTGACGGGAAGCATCGGCGTGATCATGGCGTTTTCCAATATTCAAGATCTGATTTCTAAAATCGGCGTGAAGCCGGAGGTCATCAAAAGCGGGGAATTTAAAGACGCCGGTTCTCCCGTCAGACCTATTTCTACAGAAGAGCGTCAACTTCTGCAAAACCTGGTGGACGACGTGCACCTGCAATTTGTCGAAGACGTTGCCAAAGGCAGAAACCTTTCTACCGAAGACGTGAAGCAGTTGGCGGATGGACGGGTGTTCACCGGCAGGCAGGCCAAAAAATTGGACATGGTCGATCAACTCGGCGGCTTGCAGGATGCCATCGACCTCCTTGCCACCCAGGCAAACATTGTGGGGCCTCCGCAAATCATTCAGGAAAAGGAAAAGGTTCCTTTTATCGATTGGCTGTTACAATCCACACTGCAAAAGAATCTGACGGAAACCTTTTCATCGCATGCCTTTCCGGCGCCTCAATTCCTATGGACCTTGCGATGA
- the rpsA gene encoding 30S ribosomal protein S1 yields MIMKTDAALMAQMAEDELAEQKEELSPKDQASFDEMEAYFSESLGQFKEGQIINGTVLEIHKDNIIVDVGFKSEGNISLHEFPDHGKSLALGDDIEVYLERTEDNDGNVVLSKEKAIKIKIWDELVKTYEADEIIEGVVVAKAKGGLTVDIGLKAFLPGSQIDLRPIRNLEKLIGETFKMKIIKMNKKRGNIVLSRRILLEEQRKQLREGTLEQMEEGNLIEGIVKNITEYGVFIDLGGMDGLLHITDMSWGRVNHPSEMFAIGDKVKVMVLKYDKEKERVSLGLKQITPDPWVEVENKFPIGTKIKGRVVSITDYGVFVELEKGIEGLVHISEMSWSRHVKHPSKMVALNDEVEAVVLTLDKERKRISLGMKQIEPNPWDGIDAKYPIGTEVEGTVRNLTDFGAFVELEDGVDGLIHISDLSWKKIKHPSEVLRKKDKIKSVVLSIDKENCRISLGVKHLEPDPWDDIAKNYPIGTDVSGTIIKVTGFGAFAEFGDGLEGLIHVSQLSSNKVSSPDQVVKVDDSIQAKVIKVDIANKKIALSIKAFEQNLGIEEIEKEQAEFDSFKEDENND; encoded by the coding sequence TTGATCATGAAAACAGATGCAGCCTTGATGGCCCAAATGGCCGAGGATGAACTTGCAGAACAAAAAGAAGAACTGTCTCCCAAAGACCAGGCCTCTTTCGACGAAATGGAAGCTTATTTCAGTGAAAGTCTGGGCCAGTTTAAAGAAGGGCAGATCATAAACGGAACCGTCCTTGAAATTCACAAAGACAATATTATCGTGGATGTTGGCTTTAAATCGGAAGGCAACATTTCACTGCACGAGTTTCCCGATCATGGCAAAAGCCTGGCCCTCGGGGACGATATAGAAGTTTATCTGGAGCGCACCGAAGACAACGACGGCAACGTGGTTTTGTCCAAGGAAAAAGCCATCAAGATTAAAATATGGGACGAGTTGGTGAAAACCTACGAAGCCGACGAAATCATCGAGGGGGTTGTGGTGGCCAAAGCCAAAGGCGGGCTGACCGTCGACATCGGCCTCAAGGCTTTCCTCCCCGGTTCACAGATCGACTTGCGCCCCATCCGTAATCTCGAAAAACTGATCGGCGAGACGTTCAAAATGAAAATCATCAAGATGAATAAAAAACGCGGGAACATCGTTCTCTCGCGAAGAATTCTTCTTGAGGAACAACGCAAGCAGCTTCGGGAAGGGACCCTGGAGCAGATGGAAGAGGGGAACCTCATCGAAGGGATCGTCAAAAACATCACCGAATACGGGGTTTTTATCGATCTGGGCGGCATGGACGGATTATTGCACATCACCGATATGTCCTGGGGCCGGGTCAACCACCCATCCGAAATGTTCGCCATCGGCGATAAAGTCAAGGTGATGGTCTTAAAATACGATAAAGAAAAAGAAAGAGTTTCACTCGGCTTAAAACAAATCACTCCCGATCCGTGGGTGGAGGTTGAAAACAAGTTTCCCATTGGCACCAAGATCAAGGGAAGAGTGGTCAGCATCACCGATTACGGCGTATTCGTGGAACTGGAAAAAGGCATCGAAGGTCTGGTGCACATCTCAGAGATGAGTTGGAGCCGCCACGTCAAACACCCCAGCAAAATGGTGGCGCTCAACGATGAAGTCGAAGCCGTGGTGCTCACCCTTGATAAAGAGAGAAAACGCATTTCCCTCGGCATGAAGCAGATCGAACCCAACCCCTGGGATGGCATCGATGCAAAATATCCCATCGGCACCGAGGTTGAAGGAACCGTGAGAAACCTGACGGACTTCGGGGCCTTTGTCGAACTGGAAGACGGCGTGGACGGTCTGATCCATATTTCCGATCTCAGTTGGAAAAAGATCAAACATCCTTCGGAAGTGTTGAGAAAAAAGGATAAAATCAAATCCGTCGTTCTCAGCATCGACAAGGAAAACTGCCGCATTTCCCTGGGAGTCAAGCACCTCGAACCGGACCCCTGGGATGACATTGCCAAAAATTATCCCATCGGCACCGACGTTTCCGGGACCATTATCAAAGTGACCGGGTTCGGAGCATTTGCCGAGTTTGGGGATGGACTCGAAGGTTTGATCCATGTTTCGCAATTGTCTTCAAATAAAGTCTCGTCTCCCGACCAGGTGGTGAAGGTGGATGACTCTATTCAAGCCAAAGTAATCAAAGTCGATATTGCCAACAAGAAAATCGCCTTGAGTATTAAAGCGTTTGAACAAAACCTGGGCATTGAGGAAATCGAAAAGGAACAAGCTGAATTCGATTCCTTCAAAGAAGACGAAAATAATGACTGA
- a CDS encoding iron export ABC transporter permease subunit FetB, with amino-acid sequence MENESLLLSYGLVIAAVLISYYNHLKIEREMVVSSIRATLQLIVVGFLLDAILKIEQPLFLFLILLFMSGVAGVISGNRGKEIPHSHGIAILGIAMGSLLTFGLLYGAGVIQPEARYAIPLGGMIIGNSMKASSLAMDRLISELGHQRRRVETLLALGANARQAASGSVGVAVKAAMMPTVDTMKTVGLVHLPGIMTGFIIAGGSPITAVKYQLAVMYMLAGATGITCLLVTLMAYHQCFTRDLQLMERFRPAH; translated from the coding sequence ATGGAAAATGAGTCGTTGCTTTTATCCTACGGACTGGTGATCGCGGCTGTTTTGATTTCTTACTACAACCATCTGAAAATCGAGCGGGAGATGGTTGTTAGTTCTATCCGCGCGACGTTGCAGTTGATCGTCGTCGGGTTTTTGTTGGACGCGATTCTCAAAATTGAACAACCGCTTTTTCTTTTCCTTATTTTACTTTTTATGAGCGGGGTGGCGGGCGTCATCTCCGGCAACCGGGGAAAAGAGATTCCTCACTCGCACGGGATTGCCATTTTAGGCATTGCCATGGGTTCTCTGCTCACTTTTGGTCTTTTGTATGGGGCGGGAGTGATTCAACCTGAGGCGCGTTACGCCATTCCTCTGGGCGGAATGATCATCGGCAATTCCATGAAAGCGTCCTCATTAGCCATGGATCGTCTGATTTCAGAACTCGGACACCAGAGACGGAGGGTCGAAACTCTGCTGGCTTTAGGGGCCAATGCCCGTCAGGCGGCGTCCGGGTCGGTAGGCGTGGCGGTGAAGGCCGCAATGATGCCGACTGTCGATACCATGAAAACCGTGGGTCTGGTTCATCTTCCCGGCATCATGACGGGGTTCATCATCGCCGGTGGATCGCCGATCACGGCGGTTAAATATCAACTGGCGGTGATGTATATGCTGGCGGGCGCGACCGGGATCACCTGTCTCTTAGTGACGCTGATGGCCTATCACCAGTGCTTCACCCGCGATCTGCAATTGATGGAGCGATTCCGCCCGGCTCACTGA
- a CDS encoding prephenate dehydrogenase, with product MKPFGQITIIGLGLLGGSLARVCKKKGLVETVVGFGRYPEKLEKAKELGIIDAFETDLQTAVKNADLVVLCTPVNMLAPLAGELSPFLKPGCLVTDVGSVKKSVVGEIQSIMPDSAYFVGSHPIAGGEKSGFEASTPDLFEQQKCIVTPTPKTNASALEQVKELWEQVGMQVVSMDVEEHDFIFGAVSHLPHIIAYVLMNTIGDISTKNHDEVISFSGGGLKDITRIASSNPVMWRDICLSNKKPVLKLIDKFQGTLQQVRNTIEKEDSQMLEQTFEMANKYRLNLT from the coding sequence ATGAAACCATTCGGGCAAATCACCATCATCGGTTTGGGTCTTTTAGGCGGTTCTTTGGCGCGCGTCTGTAAAAAAAAGGGGCTCGTCGAAACCGTGGTCGGGTTTGGGCGCTATCCGGAAAAACTCGAAAAAGCCAAAGAGCTCGGCATCATCGACGCCTTTGAAACCGATTTGCAGACCGCGGTTAAAAACGCCGATTTGGTCGTTCTGTGCACCCCGGTCAACATGCTGGCGCCCCTGGCCGGGGAGTTGTCGCCGTTCCTCAAACCCGGGTGTCTGGTCACCGATGTCGGGTCGGTCAAGAAATCCGTGGTCGGTGAGATCCAGTCTATAATGCCCGATTCGGCGTACTTTGTCGGGTCGCATCCAATCGCCGGTGGAGAGAAATCCGGGTTCGAGGCATCGACACCGGATTTATTCGAACAGCAAAAATGCATTGTCACCCCCACGCCGAAAACCAATGCTTCCGCGTTAGAACAAGTCAAGGAACTGTGGGAACAAGTCGGCATGCAGGTCGTCTCGATGGACGTCGAGGAGCACGACTTTATCTTCGGGGCGGTCAGCCACCTGCCGCATATCATCGCCTATGTCTTAATGAACACCATCGGCGACATTTCCACGAAGAACCACGATGAAGTCATCTCCTTTTCCGGAGGAGGGTTAAAAGATATCACGCGGATCGCTTCCAGCAACCCGGTCATGTGGAGGGATATCTGCCTGTCTAACAAGAAACCCGTTTTGAAACTGATCGACAAATTCCAGGGGACCCTGCAACAGGTCCGAAACACCATAGAAAAAGAAGACAGCCAAATGCTGGAACAAACGTTTGAGATGGCAAACAAATACCGTTTAAACCTGACATGA
- the fumC gene encoding fumarate hydratase class II, with product MTSRIETDSMGEIQVPADRYYGAQTARSLIHFDIGIETMPREIIRGMGILKKASAIVNSALGLLPKDKKDLMVQAADEVIAGKLDQHFPLRIWQTGSGTQSNMNSNEVIANRAIEISGGKIGSKDPVHPNDHVNMGQSSNDTFPTAMHIAAVEQIHERLIPSITELRDSLKKKSQEFEKIIKIGRTHLMDATPLTLGQEFSGYTTQLDYALDRIQGCLPRMYQIALGGTAVGTGLNTHRDFAVQVAKEIAKLTGLPFVTAPNKFESLAAHDAIVEASGVLKTIACSLMKIANDIRLLGSGPRCGIGELILPANEPGSSIMPGKVNPTQSEAMTMVAAQVIGNDTSINVGGASGHFELNVFKPVMIYNLLQSIRLLADASKSFNHHCVAGIEPNNLQIEAHLKNSLMLVTALNPHIGYDNAAKVAKKAYEENSSLKQAAEALNLLTPEEFDEKVRPEKMTGPK from the coding sequence ATGACCAGTCGCATCGAAACGGACAGCATGGGGGAAATCCAGGTTCCCGCCGACCGCTATTATGGAGCGCAGACCGCCCGGTCCCTCATCCATTTCGACATCGGAATAGAAACCATGCCCCGGGAAATCATCCGCGGCATGGGCATCCTGAAAAAAGCCTCGGCCATCGTCAACTCGGCGCTTGGCCTATTGCCAAAAGACAAAAAGGATCTGATGGTCCAGGCGGCGGATGAAGTGATCGCGGGCAAACTCGACCAGCACTTCCCGTTGAGAATCTGGCAGACCGGATCGGGCACGCAGAGCAACATGAACTCCAACGAAGTCATCGCCAACCGCGCCATTGAAATCAGCGGTGGAAAGATCGGCTCCAAAGACCCCGTTCATCCGAACGATCACGTCAATATGGGCCAGTCTTCCAACGACACCTTTCCCACGGCCATGCACATCGCCGCCGTGGAACAAATTCATGAACGGCTGATTCCCTCCATCACTGAACTGAGAGACTCTCTAAAGAAAAAGTCGCAAGAATTTGAAAAAATCATCAAGATCGGCCGCACTCATCTGATGGACGCGACGCCGCTGACGCTGGGTCAGGAATTCAGCGGCTACACCACCCAGCTCGATTACGCGCTCGACCGTATCCAAGGGTGTCTGCCGCGCATGTATCAGATTGCCTTAGGTGGAACCGCGGTCGGCACGGGGCTCAACACACACCGGGATTTTGCCGTACAAGTCGCAAAAGAGATCGCCAAACTCACTGGGCTTCCCTTCGTCACCGCGCCCAACAAATTCGAATCCCTGGCCGCACACGACGCCATCGTCGAGGCCAGTGGGGTCCTAAAAACCATCGCCTGCTCGCTCATGAAAATCGCCAACGACATCCGTCTGCTGGGCTCCGGCCCCAGGTGCGGCATCGGCGAACTCATTCTTCCCGCCAACGAACCAGGAAGCTCCATCATGCCAGGGAAGGTCAACCCCACTCAATCCGAAGCCATGACCATGGTCGCGGCGCAGGTGATCGGCAACGACACCAGCATCAACGTCGGCGGGGCTTCAGGGCATTTCGAACTCAACGTGTTCAAACCGGTGATGATCTACAACCTCCTGCAGTCCATCCGCCTGTTAGCAGACGCCAGCAAATCCTTCAATCACCATTGCGTCGCGGGAATCGAGCCGAACAATTTACAGATCGAAGCGCATCTCAAAAATTCGCTCATGCTGGTCACCGCGCTCAACCCGCACATCGGTTACGACAACGCCGCCAAAGTCGCCAAGAAAGCGTACGAGGAAAACTCGTCACTCAAGCAAGCGGCAGAAGCACTCAACCTTCTGACACCCGAAGAGTTCGACGAAAAAGTGCGCCCGGAAAAAATGACCGGGCCGAAGTAA
- a CDS encoding RNA polymerase sigma factor, translated as MNKKTDKTQKITEAPEEKNLLPVVRGEKSLARLDPLAAYLQEIRKYQALSEEEEHALAVKYKETGDLKAAYQLTTAHLRMVVRIAMTFKREWNSMMDLVQEGNVGLMKAVKNFDPFRGVRLSTYATWWIRSYMLKYILDNWRLVRVGTTNVRRKLLFNLQKEKEKLEREGFAPTSKLLAERFGVEEEEVIDVDASLGASDVSMDAPLSAGGTQTHADTYGHKDTPESLVVSEMFREVLREKIDAFKENLRPIEQEILDDRVLSESPLSLQEIGDRHDITREAVRQSEQRLLKKFKTYIEENLPEAADRFRS; from the coding sequence ATGAACAAGAAAACCGATAAAACACAAAAAATCACCGAAGCGCCGGAAGAAAAAAATCTGCTTCCTGTGGTCCGCGGCGAAAAATCCCTCGCCAGACTGGACCCATTGGCGGCTTATCTACAGGAAATCCGCAAATACCAGGCGCTTTCTGAAGAAGAAGAACATGCCCTGGCCGTCAAATACAAAGAAACCGGCGATCTCAAGGCCGCGTACCAGTTGACCACCGCGCATCTGAGAATGGTGGTGCGCATTGCCATGACGTTCAAGCGCGAATGGAACAGCATGATGGACCTCGTTCAGGAAGGCAACGTCGGTCTCATGAAGGCGGTCAAAAATTTCGACCCGTTTCGCGGCGTCCGGCTTTCCACCTATGCGACGTGGTGGATTCGCTCCTACATGCTGAAATACATCCTCGACAATTGGCGGTTGGTGAGAGTCGGCACCACCAATGTGCGCCGCAAGTTGCTTTTCAACCTGCAAAAGGAAAAAGAGAAACTGGAGCGGGAAGGGTTCGCCCCCACGAGCAAATTGTTAGCGGAGCGGTTCGGCGTGGAGGAAGAAGAGGTCATCGACGTCGATGCCAGCCTGGGAGCCTCCGATGTCTCCATGGACGCTCCTTTGAGTGCGGGGGGCACCCAAACCCATGCGGACACCTACGGCCACAAGGACACTCCGGAAAGTCTCGTTGTCTCGGAAATGTTTCGGGAAGTGCTTCGGGAAAAAATCGATGCCTTCAAAGAAAATCTGAGACCCATAGAACAGGAAATTCTCGACGACCGAGTCTTATCAGAGTCTCCCCTGTCCCTGCAGGAAATCGGAGATCGTCATGACATCACCCGCGAGGCGGTCCGTCAATCGGAACAACGCCTGCTTAAAAAATTTAAAACCTATATTGAGGAAAATCTACCGGAAGCGGCGGATCGCTTCCGTTCATAA
- the aroC gene encoding chorismate synthase, translated as MSGNTFGKIFKIATWGESHGPGVGVVVEGCPAGLPIKEAEIQKELDRRRTGQSKVTTTRKEGDKIRIMSGVFQGKTTGTPISMWVENQDADSSKYELIKDLYRPGHADYTYQMKFGCRDYRGGGRSSARETVGRVAAGAIAKKLLKRHKIKITGYTRQIGPLRAKKIDFNQIEKNIIRCPDKTMADKMIDHIMKARKKGDSVGGVVEVVAQGVPAGLGEPVFDRLDADLAKAVMCIPAVKGVEIGIGFEAAEMLGSQCNDAFVMKGRKIATRTNHAGGILGGISNGADIVVRFVVKPTSSINKAQDTVTQKGKTATIRVEGRHDPCICPRAVPIAEAMVALTLIDHWMRQQNSRL; from the coding sequence ATGTCCGGAAACACGTTTGGAAAAATATTTAAGATAGCGACCTGGGGAGAATCTCATGGCCCAGGGGTCGGTGTCGTCGTAGAAGGCTGCCCGGCGGGACTCCCCATAAAGGAAGCGGAAATCCAAAAAGAGCTCGACCGCAGGCGAACCGGTCAAAGCAAAGTCACCACCACCAGAAAAGAAGGCGATAAAATCCGCATCATGTCCGGAGTATTCCAGGGAAAAACGACAGGAACCCCGATTTCCATGTGGGTGGAAAACCAGGACGCGGATTCCTCCAAGTACGAATTGATAAAAGACCTGTATCGCCCAGGTCACGCCGATTACACCTATCAGATGAAATTCGGGTGCCGCGACTATCGCGGCGGAGGCCGTTCCAGCGCCAGGGAAACCGTTGGCCGGGTGGCCGCCGGCGCCATTGCTAAAAAGCTGTTGAAACGCCACAAAATCAAAATCACCGGATACACGCGGCAGATCGGTCCCCTGCGCGCCAAAAAAATCGACTTCAACCAGATCGAAAAAAACATCATCCGCTGCCCCGACAAAACCATGGCCGACAAAATGATCGACCACATCATGAAGGCCCGTAAAAAAGGCGACTCAGTCGGCGGAGTGGTGGAAGTGGTTGCCCAGGGCGTCCCCGCAGGCCTTGGAGAACCGGTTTTCGACCGGCTGGATGCCGACCTGGCCAAAGCCGTCATGTGCATTCCCGCAGTGAAGGGCGTGGAAATCGGGATAGGATTCGAAGCCGCCGAGATGCTCGGCTCGCAATGCAACGACGCTTTCGTTATGAAGGGTCGAAAGATCGCCACCAGAACCAACCATGCCGGCGGCATTCTGGGAGGAATATCAAACGGAGCCGACATTGTCGTGCGGTTTGTGGTGAAACCCACCTCCTCCATCAATAAAGCACAAGATACCGTCACCCAAAAAGGCAAAACCGCAACCATCCGCGTCGAGGGTCGTCACGACCCCTGCATTTGCCCTCGCGCCGTCCCCATTGCCGAAGCCATGGTCGCCCTCACCCTGATCGACCACTGGATGCGCCAGCAAAACTCCCGTCTCTAG
- the pheA gene encoding prephenate dehydratase, with product MPDIQDLREKIDKIDDQLLKLINRRAALAIQIGQEKSKKNKANHFHVPHRERAIIRRLTDNNQGPFPDESVETVFREVFSATLALEKPLKIAFLGPETTFSHQAAIKQFGRSAVLSPFNSIEVIFSEVEQGNCDYGIVPVENSTEGVINLTLDCFVDSPLLICDEVKLEVSLCLLSKAEDIQKIKVIYSHPQALAQCRNWLSRHLPGIEQIPTSSTASAAKQARSKKSSAAIAGALASEEYQLNVLAKKMQDRSDNHTRFLIIGKEKAKKSKQNKTTVMFSIKDESGSLLKVLQLFAKNKINLTKIQSRPLRNRTWEYLFYLDFDGHIDDPNVQKVIDALSRQSLFMKVLGSYPESGTKA from the coding sequence TTGCCCGACATTCAAGACTTACGCGAAAAAATAGACAAGATCGACGATCAGCTGTTGAAGCTGATCAACCGACGGGCCGCCTTGGCGATCCAGATCGGTCAGGAAAAATCAAAAAAAAATAAAGCCAACCATTTCCACGTTCCCCACCGGGAGCGTGCAATCATCCGGCGCTTGACAGACAACAACCAGGGACCGTTCCCGGACGAATCCGTGGAAACGGTTTTCCGCGAAGTGTTTTCTGCGACTCTGGCTCTGGAAAAACCCCTAAAAATCGCCTTTCTGGGTCCGGAGACCACGTTCAGTCACCAGGCGGCCATCAAACAGTTCGGCCGCTCCGCCGTCCTGTCCCCCTTCAACAGCATCGAGGTCATCTTCTCCGAGGTCGAGCAGGGAAACTGCGACTACGGCATCGTTCCCGTGGAAAACTCCACCGAAGGGGTGATCAACCTGACTTTAGACTGCTTTGTCGACTCGCCCCTCCTTATCTGCGACGAGGTCAAGCTGGAAGTTTCGCTCTGCCTGCTGTCGAAAGCCGAGGACATACAAAAGATCAAGGTGATTTACTCGCATCCCCAGGCTCTGGCCCAGTGTCGGAACTGGTTGAGTCGTCACTTGCCGGGGATTGAGCAAATTCCGACCTCCAGCACCGCCAGCGCCGCCAAACAGGCCAGGAGCAAAAAAAGCTCAGCCGCCATCGCCGGAGCGCTGGCTTCCGAGGAGTACCAGTTAAACGTTCTCGCCAAAAAAATGCAGGACCGGTCCGACAACCACACCCGCTTCCTGATCATCGGCAAGGAAAAAGCCAAAAAATCGAAGCAGAACAAAACCACTGTCATGTTTTCCATTAAGGACGAGTCCGGTTCTTTACTTAAGGTTCTGCAATTGTTTGCCAAGAATAAAATCAATCTGACAAAAATACAATCCCGGCCATTGCGAAACCGAACCTGGGAATACCTTTTCTATCTTGATTTCGACGGACACATCGATGACCCCAACGTCCAGAAAGTGATCGACGCCTTGAGCCGGCAAAGCCTGTTCATGAAAGTTTTGGGGTCCTACCCAGAGTCGGGGACCAAAGCATGA
- a CDS encoding apolipoprotein N-acyltransferase, translated as MKVGLVQNNPPFGDITNNLARVLEVLADKKANLFVLPELFTTGYQFLNRKEALELSETIPDGPTTWALASLAKNINAFIVGGIAEREGDAVYNSALLVGPDGYIGKYQKAHLFDTEKEIFQPGRTPLEVFDIGCARVGIMICFDWRFPETARTLALKDADIIAHPANLVLKHCPDAMITRCLENRVFIATADRVGQEERIPGQPLKFMGQSQVVDPSGKILYRASLDQEEVQVVELDIAPARDKSINPNNHLFQDRREDLYRLK; from the coding sequence ATGAAAGTCGGATTGGTACAGAACAATCCCCCGTTTGGGGACATCACCAACAATTTGGCGCGGGTGCTTGAGGTCCTGGCTGATAAAAAGGCGAATCTTTTTGTTCTGCCGGAGCTTTTCACCACGGGGTATCAGTTTTTAAACCGGAAAGAGGCATTGGAGCTCTCCGAAACCATTCCCGACGGTCCGACCACCTGGGCTCTTGCCTCGCTGGCAAAAAACATCAACGCCTTCATCGTTGGCGGAATCGCCGAACGGGAAGGGGATGCCGTCTATAACAGCGCCCTGCTGGTGGGACCGGACGGATACATTGGGAAATACCAGAAAGCCCATCTCTTCGACACCGAAAAGGAGATTTTCCAGCCGGGCAGGACCCCGCTCGAGGTGTTTGACATCGGTTGCGCACGGGTGGGAATCATGATCTGTTTCGACTGGCGCTTTCCTGAAACGGCGCGCACCCTGGCCTTGAAAGACGCCGACATCATCGCGCATCCCGCCAATCTGGTTTTAAAGCATTGCCCCGATGCCATGATCACGAGGTGCCTTGAAAACCGGGTTTTTATCGCCACCGCCGACAGGGTCGGCCAGGAAGAACGCATCCCCGGCCAGCCCCTTAAATTCATGGGCCAAAGCCAGGTGGTGGACCCGTCCGGCAAAATCCTTTACCGGGCCTCACTCGACCAGGAAGAGGTCCAGGTGGTGGAACTGGATATCGCCCCGGCCAGGGACAAAAGCATCAACCCCAACAATCATCTTTTTCAGGACAGAAGAGAAGACCTTTACAGGCTCAAATAA
- the cmk gene encoding cytidylate kinase has protein sequence MIIAIDGPAGSGKSSAAKIIAQKMQFKHINTGSMYRAVAWKAQQSGVGLNDEKQVAEVAWNLNIQFLPGPRGQSVLVDEKDVTGLLRSKTVDRDAAIVASLGKVRELLVAKQREMGKNGSIVMEGRDIGTVVFPDADKKFFLDASPEERGKRRYLELKAKNQQVELDVIVEQIRLRDDKDRNRKVSPLKPAEDAICLDTTNMDLNEVVNQMMGWIEKNPAH, from the coding sequence ATGATCATCGCAATTGACGGACCCGCGGGCAGTGGAAAAAGTTCCGCCGCAAAAATCATCGCCCAAAAAATGCAGTTCAAGCACATCAACACGGGTTCCATGTATCGGGCCGTGGCTTGGAAAGCTCAGCAATCGGGCGTGGGCTTAAATGACGAGAAGCAGGTGGCCGAGGTGGCCTGGAATTTGAACATACAGTTCCTTCCCGGACCCAGGGGCCAATCCGTGTTGGTGGACGAAAAAGATGTGACCGGCCTCCTGAGAAGCAAAACCGTGGACCGGGACGCCGCCATCGTTGCTTCGCTGGGGAAAGTCCGGGAACTCCTGGTCGCCAAACAAAGGGAAATGGGGAAAAACGGCAGTATCGTCATGGAAGGACGCGACATCGGCACCGTCGTTTTCCCGGACGCCGACAAAAAATTTTTTCTGGATGCTTCCCCCGAAGAAAGGGGAAAACGCCGCTATCTGGAATTGAAAGCAAAAAACCAGCAGGTGGAACTGGACGTCATCGTTGAACAGATCAGGCTTAGGGATGACAAAGACAGAAACCGCAAGGTGTCTCCTTTGAAACCCGCAGAGGACGCCATTTGTCTGGACACCACAAACATGGATTTAAACGAAGTCGTAAACCAAATGATGGGCTGGATCGAAAAGAACCCGGCCCATTAA